One bacterium genomic window, ACGATTGAATAGAGCGCATCGACACCATTCAGGGGGCCTCCGCCTATCGGTATACCGATGACCGGGAGTGTCGTATGAGCAGCGATAACACCCGGCAGCGCCGCCGCGAGTCCGGCGCCGGCTATGATGACTTTGATTCCCTTCGATGCCGCAGTCTGGGCAAATTCAGTCGTACGCTCCGGCTGACGGTGCGCGGAAAGCACCGCCGATTCATACGGAACGCCAAATTCATCGAGTATCTCGAATGCACCCTTCATCACTGCATCATCCGATGTGCTGCCATATACTATGCCGACTTTCGCCATGTCCGCTCTCCCCTGCTCACAAGCTCCCGTTTATGTAACGCAGTGCCTTGTTCCCTATATCGCTCCGATAAAACGCATTTTTAAAGGAAATCAGTCCAGCCGCACGGTATGCCCGCTCACGGGCTTCGCTGAAATCTTTTCCCCATCCGGTAACTCCAAAAACCCGTCCCCCGGATGT contains:
- a CDS encoding phosphoribosylamine--glycine ligase (catalyzes the formation of N(1)-(5-phospho-D-ribosyl)glycinamide from 5-phospho-D-ribosylamine and glycine in purine biosynthesis), yielding TSGGRVFGVTGWGKDFSEARERAYRAAGLISFKNAFYRSDIGNKALRYINGSL
- the purE gene encoding 5-(carboxyamino)imidazole ribonucleotide mutase is translated as MAKVGIVYGSTSDDAVMKGAFEILDEFGVPYESAVLSAHRQPERTTEFAQTAASKGIKVIIAGAGLAAALPGVIAAHTTLPVIGIPIGGGPLNGVDALYSIVQMPKGVPVAVVGISNARNAALLAVEILALGDDELDRKLQDYRRKMKG